AAACAAGTCGTTTTATTATTAAAAAATCAAAATAAAAATTTAAATTAAATATGGCAGAAAAAGCAAAATTCGTCAGATCAAAACCCCACGTTAACGTCGGGACTGTCGGTCACATTGACCACGGCAAGACGACTTTAACGGCGGCGATAATGAATGTTCTTAAATTAAAAGGTCTTATTCAAAAAGCCGAAGGCGTGGATCAGATTGACAATGCGCCCGAAGAAAAAGCTCGGGGGATTACGATTGCCATTCACCACTCGGAATACGAAACCGAGAAAAGACACTATGCCCACATTGATTGTCCGGGGCACGCCGACTATATCAAAAACATGATTACGGGTTCCGCCCAGATGGACGGCGCGATTTTGGTGGTTTCCGCGGCTGACGGCCCGATGCCTCAAACCCGAGAGCATATTATTTTGGCCCGTCAGGTTGGAGTTCCTTATATTGTTGTCTTTTTGAACAAAGTTGACCAGGTTGACGATAAGGAATTAATTGATTTAGTTGAGTCCGAAGTGAGAGAGCTTTTGAAAAAATATGAATTTCCTGGCGATGAGATTCCGGTTATTCGCGGTTCAGCCCTTAAGGCCTTGGAAGCCAAATCAGTTGACGATGAATGGTGCAAACCGATTCTTGAATTAGCCAAAGCGCTTGATGAATATATTCCTGACCCGATTAGAGAAACCGACAAGCCTTTTCTTATGCCGGTTGAGGATATTTTTAGCATTGAAGGTCGCGGCACGGTGGTTACCGGAAGAGTTGAGCGGGGAGTAGTCAAAGTCAACGAAGAGGTTGAACTGGTTGGCTTGAAACCCACGAGCAAAGTGGTAGTCACGGGCATTGAAATGTTTAATAAGGTATTAGATGAAGGTCGCGCTGGAGAAAACGTTGGTATTTTGCTTCGGGGTTCTAAAAAAGAGGACGTGGAGCGCGGTCAGGTTATCGCTAAAACCGGCAGTGTTACGCCGCACACTGAATTTGAAGCCAGTGCTTATATTTTGAGTAAAGAAGAAGGTGGCCGTCATACGCCGTTCTTCACCGGTTATAAACCCCAATTTTACATTCGGACCTGTGATATCACCGGCGAAGCGACTCTTCCTGCCGGAACGGAAATGGTAATGCCCGGCGATACCGTCAATCTTAGTATCAAACTTATTGCTCCGGTGGCTTTGGAAGAAAAACAACGTTTCGCTATTCGCGAAGGAGGCAAAACGGTAGGCGCTGGCGCCATAACTAAGATAATAAAGTAAGAGTTTATGGCGAAAGTTTCTAAAAAAGTTGCCGAAGTGGAAGAAAAGGAAAGAGTAAGATTGAAAATCAAGGCTTACGACCATAAACTGATTGACAATTCTTGTCGGCAAATAATTGAAGTCATAGAACGTCAGGGCGGAGAAGTAGTTGGCCCTGTTCCTCTACCGACTGAATTTCACCGTTATACCGTCAATCGTTCAACCTTTATCCATAAAGATTCACGCGAGCAATTTGAAATGAGAGTGCACAAACGCTTGATAGATATCATCAATCCCAGCCAGAAAATAATTGCTTCGCTGGATAATCTTAATTTGCCGGCAGGGGTTGATATTGAAGTGAAGCTATAGTAATATTTGGGGTAAGAAATAAAGGATTTAGCCAAAAAAAATAATCAAAACTGCCGAGGCTAAACCTGGGCAGTTTTGATTTACCCCGTTAGAAGTCATGACGAATTCCAAGCTAAATAATTATTAACGGGAATGGAAATTTAATTTATTTTCCAAAAACAGAAAAAATTTTAAAATTTTTTCTGGCCAAGACTTCTAACGGGGTTTAAAACAAATATGAGTTTAATAACAGGAA
The bacterium genome window above contains:
- the tuf gene encoding elongation factor Tu encodes the protein MAEKAKFVRSKPHVNVGTVGHIDHGKTTLTAAIMNVLKLKGLIQKAEGVDQIDNAPEEKARGITIAIHHSEYETEKRHYAHIDCPGHADYIKNMITGSAQMDGAILVVSAADGPMPQTREHIILARQVGVPYIVVFLNKVDQVDDKELIDLVESEVRELLKKYEFPGDEIPVIRGSALKALEAKSVDDEWCKPILELAKALDEYIPDPIRETDKPFLMPVEDIFSIEGRGTVVTGRVERGVVKVNEEVELVGLKPTSKVVVTGIEMFNKVLDEGRAGENVGILLRGSKKEDVERGQVIAKTGSVTPHTEFEASAYILSKEEGGRHTPFFTGYKPQFYIRTCDITGEATLPAGTEMVMPGDTVNLSIKLIAPVALEEKQRFAIREGGKTVGAGAITKIIK
- the rpsJ gene encoding 30S ribosomal protein S10 → MAKVSKKVAEVEEKERVRLKIKAYDHKLIDNSCRQIIEVIERQGGEVVGPVPLPTEFHRYTVNRSTFIHKDSREQFEMRVHKRLIDIINPSQKIIASLDNLNLPAGVDIEVKL